One window of the Enterobacter huaxiensis genome contains the following:
- a CDS encoding GGDEF domain-containing protein, with product MSDIILARVSETLSTEQSLEGLVRQLLEMLEIVTDMESTYLTKVDINARLQHILYARNSKQMQIPEGLSVPWGDTLCKRAIDSGTIFSNRVAERWADCDAAKALGITTYMSIPVHLADGSLYGTLCATSTQQKELSERGEQVLRLFAGLIAQYIQKESLVSQLREANAALIAHSYTDALTGLPNRRAIFENLTTLFSLAKHLKRNAVIAFIDLDDFKLINDRFGHETGDRFLIEVGKRLTDEQTQDEIIGRLGGDEFLVACLSKGDEEINLLKTRLNARIAGEYWLGQVHIVYPGASLGVVEVDPASTDADSALRDADLAMYQDKKGKNKTRFLTID from the coding sequence ATGTCGGATATTATCCTTGCCCGTGTTTCAGAAACGCTTTCCACCGAGCAATCCCTCGAAGGCCTGGTTCGCCAGCTGCTGGAGATGCTGGAAATTGTGACAGATATGGAATCAACCTATCTGACCAAAGTGGATATCAATGCGCGGCTGCAGCATATCCTTTACGCCCGTAACAGCAAGCAGATGCAGATCCCTGAAGGGCTGAGCGTTCCCTGGGGCGATACGTTGTGCAAGCGCGCAATAGATAGCGGCACTATTTTCAGCAACCGGGTAGCCGAACGGTGGGCTGACTGCGATGCGGCGAAAGCGCTGGGTATTACCACCTACATGAGTATTCCTGTTCATCTTGCTGATGGTTCACTTTACGGAACGCTGTGCGCCACCAGCACGCAGCAAAAGGAGCTGAGCGAACGGGGCGAGCAGGTACTCCGATTATTTGCCGGATTAATTGCGCAGTACATCCAGAAAGAGTCGCTGGTATCCCAGCTGCGTGAGGCCAACGCGGCGCTCATCGCCCACTCCTATACGGATGCCCTCACCGGCCTGCCCAACCGCCGGGCGATATTCGAGAACCTTACCACCCTGTTCTCACTGGCAAAACATCTTAAGCGCAATGCGGTTATAGCGTTCATCGACCTGGATGACTTTAAGCTCATCAACGACCGCTTTGGACATGAAACAGGCGACCGTTTCTTGATTGAAGTGGGCAAGCGCCTGACGGATGAACAAACACAGGACGAAATTATCGGCCGACTGGGAGGCGACGAGTTCCTGGTGGCCTGCCTGAGTAAAGGCGATGAAGAAATTAATTTGCTTAAAACGCGCCTCAACGCCCGCATCGCCGGGGAATACTGGCTTGGGCAGGTGCATATTGTTTATCCGGGCGCGAGTCTTGGCGTTGTGGAGGTTGACCCCGCGAGTACCGATGCCGACAGCGCGTTACGGGATGCGGACCTCGCGATGTATCAGGATAAAAAAGGAAAAAACAAAACACGCTTTCTCACTATCGATTAA
- a CDS encoding CTP synthase C-terminal region-related (seleno)protein: protein MELSPVKTTLRIALVGDYNPDVIAHQAIPLAIDDAAAVLELTADYDWLATTELTSPEDLVGYDAIWLVPASPYKNAEAAFIAARYARENSIPFLGTCGGFQHALIEYARNVLGWHDAGHAETDTEGRMVIAPLTCSLVEKTDTIELRNNTLIAKAYGRPEIEEGYHCNYGVSPEFAQALESGDMRVTGWDDGGEIRAAELITHPFFVITLFQHERAALDGRPVVLAQAMLRAARG from the coding sequence ATGGAACTCTCCCCGGTTAAAACGACGCTGCGCATTGCGCTTGTCGGTGATTACAATCCCGATGTTATTGCGCACCAGGCGATCCCGCTCGCCATCGATGATGCCGCTGCTGTACTGGAACTCACTGCCGATTACGACTGGCTCGCCACGACAGAGCTGACAAGCCCCGAAGATCTGGTGGGTTACGATGCCATCTGGCTGGTCCCTGCCAGCCCGTATAAAAACGCTGAAGCCGCATTCATTGCCGCACGCTACGCGCGTGAAAACAGTATTCCATTCCTCGGCACCTGCGGGGGGTTCCAGCATGCGCTTATTGAGTATGCCCGCAACGTGCTGGGCTGGCACGATGCCGGTCATGCGGAGACCGATACCGAAGGCAGGATGGTGATTGCGCCGCTGACCTGCTCGCTGGTGGAAAAAACCGATACGATCGAACTGCGTAACAACACGCTTATCGCTAAAGCCTACGGCAGGCCGGAAATTGAAGAGGGATACCACTGCAACTATGGCGTCTCGCCGGAATTCGCCCAGGCGCTGGAGAGCGGTGATATGCGCGTTACCGGTTGGGACGATGGGGGGGAAATCCGTGCCGCGGAGCTGATCACCCATCCTTTCTTTGTGATCACCCTGTTCCAGCACGAGCGTGCGGCGCTGGATGGCCGTCCGGTGGTGCTGGCGCAGGCGATGCTGCGCGCAGCGCGAGGATAA
- a CDS encoding DUF488 domain-containing protein, with amino-acid sequence MIQCKRVYEQADPKDGYRILVDRLWPRGVKKTDLACDEWCKALTPSSDLRKAFHGETIDFTTFSAEYRKELAQQKDEGQRIADIARTQTVTLLYGAKNREQNHARVLADWLRQL; translated from the coding sequence ATGATTCAGTGTAAACGCGTGTACGAGCAGGCGGATCCCAAAGATGGCTATCGGATTCTGGTGGACAGGCTGTGGCCGCGAGGCGTGAAAAAAACCGACCTTGCCTGTGACGAGTGGTGTAAGGCCCTGACGCCCTCCAGCGATCTCCGCAAAGCGTTCCACGGCGAAACCATCGATTTTACAACGTTCAGTGCAGAGTATCGCAAAGAGCTGGCGCAGCAAAAAGACGAAGGCCAGCGCATAGCCGATATCGCCAGGACGCAGACCGTAACGCTGCTCTACGGCGCGAAAAACCGTGAGCAGAACCACGCGCGGGTATTAGCCGACTGGCTGCGTCAGCTGTGA
- a CDS encoding DUF441 domain-containing protein has protein sequence MFDPTLLILLALAALGFVSHNTTVAISILVLIIVRVTPLNTFFPWIEKQGLTIGIIILTIGVMAPIASGTLPASTLLHSFVNWKSLIAIAVGVFVSWLGGRGVTLMSSQPSLVAGLLVGTVLGVALFRGVPVGPLIAAGLVSLFIGKS, from the coding sequence ATGTTCGACCCTACTCTGCTTATCCTTCTGGCACTGGCCGCGCTCGGCTTTGTGAGCCACAACACCACCGTTGCTATCTCCATTCTGGTGCTGATCATCGTGCGCGTGACCCCGCTTAACACCTTCTTCCCGTGGATAGAAAAACAAGGCCTCACCATCGGGATTATTATCTTAACCATCGGGGTAATGGCCCCCATCGCCAGCGGCACGCTTCCCGCCTCGACGCTGCTGCACTCTTTTGTGAACTGGAAATCACTGATCGCTATCGCGGTGGGCGTTTTTGTTTCATGGCTGGGCGGACGCGGCGTGACGCTGATGAGCAGCCAGCCCTCGCTGGTGGCCGGCCTGCTGGTCGGTACCGTGCTTGGCGTGGCCCTGTTCCGCGGCGTGCCGGTTGGCCCACTGATTGCGGCCGGGCTGGTGTCGCTGTTTATTGGGAAGTCCTAG
- a CDS encoding YoaK family small membrane protein gives MRIGILFPVVIFITAVVFLAWFFIGGYAAPGA, from the coding sequence ATGAGAATAGGGATCCTCTTCCCGGTCGTTATTTTTATTACGGCGGTGGTTTTTTTGGCTTGGTTTTTCATTGGCGGTTACGCCGCGCCGGGGGCATAA
- a CDS encoding GlsB/YeaQ/YmgE family stress response membrane protein, giving the protein MGILSWIIFGLIAGILAKWIMPGKDGGGFFVTVILGIVGAVVGGWISTLLGFGKVDGFNFGSFAVAVIGALVVLFIYRKIKS; this is encoded by the coding sequence ATGGGAATTTTATCCTGGATTATCTTTGGGCTGATTGCGGGGATCCTGGCGAAGTGGATTATGCCGGGCAAAGATGGCGGTGGTTTCTTCGTCACCGTAATACTGGGTATTGTGGGTGCAGTCGTGGGTGGCTGGATCAGCACCTTGCTCGGATTTGGCAAAGTCGATGGTTTCAACTTCGGTAGTTTTGCCGTCGCGGTAATTGGCGCGCTGGTGGTTCTGTTTATCTACAGAAAAATCAAAAGCTAA
- a CDS encoding putative hemolysin — protein MKYLLLALALPLVACTTKTTPPDAPNPPHVVGMANPASVYCLEKGGEQIPVQSPQGVRTECKLPGGEVIDEWDLFRRDHPQSAR, from the coding sequence ATGAAATACTTGCTGCTGGCACTGGCGCTGCCACTTGTTGCCTGTACCACAAAAACCACGCCTCCCGACGCGCCCAACCCCCCTCATGTGGTGGGAATGGCGAACCCGGCCTCGGTCTACTGTCTGGAGAAAGGGGGGGAGCAAATCCCGGTTCAAAGCCCGCAGGGTGTGCGTACCGAATGCAAATTGCCCGGCGGTGAAGTTATAGATGAATGGGATCTCTTCCGTCGGGACCATCCGCAATCAGCCAGGTGA
- a CDS encoding AraC family transcriptional regulator yields the protein MIGLGLEGYDPDSQRDAAVAFRIRVVAEEQHIPEHQHRKGQLILALGGAITCEVENAMLMVPPQYAVWIPGQMPHSNKATPGAQLCFLFIEPGALGLPERCCTLKISPLVRELILSLADKSRVQLHEPATARLVGVLFDELPLQPQEHLQLPVSPHPKIRLMSETMAKEPAAWQTLAQWASHFAMSERNLARLVVKETGLSFRRWRHQLQLIVALQLLISGTSVQQAAQSLGYDSTTAFITMFKKGLGQTPARYIASLTRTSQ from the coding sequence ATGATTGGTCTTGGGCTGGAAGGTTACGATCCCGACAGCCAGCGCGATGCCGCGGTGGCGTTCCGCATCCGCGTGGTGGCGGAAGAGCAGCATATTCCAGAGCATCAGCACCGCAAGGGTCAGCTGATTCTGGCGCTGGGCGGCGCTATCACCTGCGAAGTAGAAAACGCCATGCTGATGGTGCCGCCGCAGTATGCGGTGTGGATCCCGGGACAAATGCCCCACAGCAATAAGGCCACGCCGGGCGCGCAGCTGTGCTTTTTGTTTATTGAGCCCGGCGCGCTGGGTTTGCCCGAACGCTGCTGCACCTTAAAAATATCGCCGCTGGTACGCGAGCTGATTTTATCTCTGGCGGATAAATCGCGCGTTCAGCTGCACGAACCCGCCACCGCGCGGCTTGTCGGGGTACTCTTTGACGAGCTGCCTTTACAACCTCAGGAACATCTGCAGCTACCCGTTTCACCCCATCCTAAAATTCGCCTGATGAGCGAGACCATGGCGAAGGAGCCAGCCGCCTGGCAAACGCTGGCGCAGTGGGCAAGCCACTTTGCCATGAGCGAGCGCAACCTGGCGCGGCTGGTGGTAAAAGAGACGGGATTAAGCTTTCGCCGCTGGCGGCATCAGCTTCAGCTGATTGTCGCCCTGCAGCTGCTGATTAGCGGGACGTCGGTTCAGCAGGCGGCACAGTCGCTGGGGTATGACTCTACCACCGCCTTTATCACCATGTTCAAAAAGGGGCTGGGACAAACGCCTGCCCGCTATATCGCCAGCCTGACTAGGACTTCCCAATAA
- a CDS encoding CynX/NimT family MFS transporter: MTTAIRPSGKQGALLIAGILMIATTLRVTFTGAAPLLDTIRHDYGLTTAQTGMLTTLPLLAFALISPLAAGVARRIGMERSLFIALLLICTGIGIRSLPSATWLFIGTAVIGCGIALGNVLLPGLIKRDFPGQVAKLTGAYSLTMGASAALGSALVVPLALGDAGWHGALLMLMVFPLVALLLWLPQWRQTPAATVTGAGALHNRGIWRSALAWQVTLFLGINSLIYYVVIGWLPAILLSHGYSETQAGSMHGLLQLATAIPGLAVPLILHRLKDQRGVAGFVALMCAVSAAGFWFAPDMAVVWTLVFGFGSGATMILGLTFIGLRASSAHQAAALSGMAQSIGYLLAACGPPLMGKIHDVVGDWRIPLLACALASTIMALCGVLAGRDREIAPR; the protein is encoded by the coding sequence ATGACTACTGCTATTCGACCTTCAGGGAAACAGGGTGCGCTGCTGATCGCCGGCATTCTGATGATTGCCACGACGCTTCGCGTAACCTTTACCGGTGCCGCCCCGCTGCTCGACACGATCAGACATGACTATGGGTTAACGACGGCGCAAACCGGCATGCTCACCACGCTGCCGCTGCTCGCTTTCGCGCTCATCTCCCCGCTCGCCGCCGGGGTTGCCCGGCGCATCGGCATGGAGCGCAGCCTGTTTATTGCTCTGCTGCTGATCTGCACCGGCATTGGTATTCGATCCCTCCCCTCTGCAACGTGGCTGTTTATCGGTACTGCGGTAATCGGGTGCGGCATTGCGCTGGGTAACGTGCTGCTTCCGGGGCTTATCAAACGGGATTTTCCGGGCCAGGTAGCCAAGCTCACGGGCGCGTATTCCCTGACGATGGGCGCGTCTGCCGCCTTAGGATCGGCGCTGGTTGTTCCTCTGGCGCTGGGAGATGCCGGATGGCACGGCGCGCTGCTGATGCTGATGGTCTTTCCGCTGGTGGCGCTGCTGCTGTGGCTGCCACAGTGGCGTCAGACGCCTGCTGCGACGGTGACGGGCGCCGGTGCGTTACACAATCGCGGCATCTGGCGCTCTGCGCTAGCCTGGCAGGTCACGCTCTTTCTGGGGATTAACTCGCTGATTTACTATGTCGTTATCGGCTGGCTTCCCGCCATTTTACTCAGCCACGGCTACAGCGAAACGCAGGCGGGTTCGATGCACGGCCTCCTGCAGCTGGCCACGGCTATCCCCGGGCTCGCCGTTCCGCTGATACTGCATCGGTTGAAAGACCAGCGCGGCGTCGCCGGGTTTGTGGCCCTGATGTGCGCCGTGAGCGCGGCGGGGTTCTGGTTTGCGCCGGACATGGCCGTGGTGTGGACGCTGGTCTTCGGTTTTGGCTCCGGAGCCACCATGATCCTCGGCCTGACGTTCATTGGCCTGCGCGCCAGTTCAGCTCATCAGGCTGCCGCCCTGTCCGGTATGGCACAGTCGATTGGCTATCTGCTGGCCGCCTGCGGGCCACCGCTGATGGGGAAAATTCACGATGTGGTGGGAGACTGGCGGATCCCGCTGTTAGCCTGCGCGCTGGCGTCGACGATCATGGCCTTATGCGGCGTACTTGCCGGGCGCGACCGGGAGATAGCGCCCCGTTAA